TCTGAAAGTAGCGGTTGCTCATGGGCTTGCCAATGCAAAGATACTCATGGACAAGGTCCGGGCCGGTGAAGCGGATTACCATTTCATCGAGATCATGGCCTGTCCTGGCGGATGTCTTGGCGGAGGCGGTCAGCCCATTCCTACAAGTCCGGAGATAAGGCAGAAGAGAACGGAGTCCATTTACGCCGAGGACGCTGCATTGCATTTCCGCAAATCACACGCCAATCCTGAAGTGCAGCTGCTCTATGCCGAGTTCCTGAAGGAACCCCTCGGTCACAAATCCCACGAGCTTCTTCATACTCAGTATGTAAAGCGAGATTAGTGGGGTCGGACGCCACTTGCGGCACTTAGACATAGGGTCAGGTCTAGAACCTGACCCTATACGCCTTTCATACGATTAAATCTGCAATGAGTTTTCCAGTGTTCTGTCCAGGGTATGAAGTCCTGTTATCTGTACGCCGTTCTGTACCCTTTCATCATTGCCGCCATACACCAGTAACTTATTAACTGGAGATTTAACGGCTTTCGAAAATTTCGCAAGACCCTTGAAGAAATCCTTTGATATGGTTGCTCCTGATTTGATTTCAACAGGAACAAATCCAGTTCCGTCTGGGATAACAAGATCAACTTCATTACCGTTACTGTCTCGATAGAAGAACAGATCGGGTCTCATTCGCCTGTTCAGAATGAATTTCAGTATTTCGGTGACTATAAGGTTTTCGAACAGCATCCCTCGCAGAGGGTGAACAGAAAGTTGACTAATACTGTTTATGCCCATAAGATAGGCTGCAAGTCCGGTATCATAGAAGTACAGTTTCGGTGATTTGACAAGTCTTTTCGAGATATTCCCGTAAAACGGTGGAAGACGGAAACAGATATAACTGGCTTCCAGTATAGACAGCCATTCTCTGACAGTGGTTTGGGAAACACCGGTATCATTTGATAGACTGCTGCTATTAAGCAATTGTCCTGTCCTGCCGGCGCATAATCCCAGGAATCTCTGAAAAACCGTCAGGTTTCTTATCATACTGAGCTGTCGAATATCCCTTTCAACATAAGTGGCAATGTAATCTCCAAGAACCTGTGTTGGATTCAGACATTTCCGGTAAATAACAGGATATCCTCCCTGGTAGATCAATACGTCCGGTTTACTCTCGGGATATCGGTTAAGGATCTCACTGCTTGAAAGCGGCAAAAGTGTCAGTAAAGCAGTTCTTCCAGCAAGGGATTGATTGACAGTATTGGATACACTGAAATTCTGACTTCCTGTCAATATGTAATTGCCT
This portion of the Candidatus Aegiribacteria sp. genome encodes:
- a CDS encoding ATP-binding protein codes for the protein MNELIQRKVGSVFKRLIQDYPVITLTGPRQSGKTTLCRMTYPEMAYANLEDPEIREYAFTDPKGFLAQFPDSVILDEIQRVPELISYIQVIVDTPGFSGNYILTGSQNFSVSNTVNQSLAGRTALLTLLPLSSSEILNRYPESKPDVLIYQGGYPVIYRKCLNPTQVLGDYIATYVERDIRQLSMIRNLTVFQRFLGLCAGRTGQLLNSSSLSNDTGVSQTTVREWLSILEASYICFRLPPFYGNISKRLVKSPKLYFYDTGLAAYLMGINSISQLSVHPLRGMLFENLIVTEILKFILNRRMRPDLFFYRDSNGNEVDLVIPDGTGFVPVEIKSGATISKDFFKGLAKFSKAVKSPVNKLLVYGGNDERVQNGVQITGLHTLDRTLENSLQI